Proteins from a genomic interval of Heteronotia binoei isolate CCM8104 ecotype False Entrance Well chromosome 5, APGP_CSIRO_Hbin_v1, whole genome shotgun sequence:
- the LOC132571320 gene encoding zinc finger protein 135-like yields the protein MNACKCFRCRKYFRHRSQLQGIHKGEKPFECSECGKRFTQRSQLHVHQRTHTGEKPFECSECRKRFSQSGALQQHLRTHTGEKPFGCSECGKRFRHRGTLQKHLRTHTGEKPFECPVCGKKLSHRGTLQKHLRIHTGEKPFECSECGKRFSQHCHLQVHLRTHTEQKPFECSECGKSFSQRDHLQKHLGNHTGEKPFECSECGKKFSHSSGLQQHLRTHTGEKPFECSECGKRFSYRCFLQKHQRTHTGEKPFECSVCGRKFSHSSTLQKHLRTHTGEKPFECSECGKRFSQCSHLQVHLRTHTGEKPFGCSECGKRFSKRDHLQKHLRTHTGEKPFECSVCGKKLSHSSDLQKHLRTHTGEKPFECSECGKRFSQHGHLQVHLRTHTEQKPFECSECGKRFRHSGTFQKHLRTHTM from the coding sequence ATGAATGCATGTAAATGCTTTCGGTGCAGAAAGTACTTCAGACACAGATCACAGCTCCAAGGAATCCAtaaaggggagaagccttttgaatgctcagagtgtggaaagagattcactcagaGGAGCCAGCTTCATGttcatcaaagaactcacacaggggagaagccatttgaatgctcagagtgtaggaAGAGATTCAGCCAGAGTGGCGCTCTTCaacaacatctaagaacccacacaggggagaagccttttggatgctcagagtgtgggaagagattccgtCACAGGGGcacacttcaaaaacatttaagaacccacacaggggagaagccttttgaatgcccagtGTGTGGGAAGAAATTAAGTCACAGGGGCACTCTTCAAAAACATTtaagaatccatacaggggagaagccttttgaatgctcagaatgtggaaagagattcagtcagcattgccatcttcaagtgcatctaagaacccacacagagcagaagccttttgaatgctcagagtgtgggaagagtttcAGTCAGCGTGAccatcttcaaaaacatctaggaaaccacacaggggaaaagccatttgaatgctcagagtgtgggaagaaattcagtcacagtagcGGTCTTCaacaacatctaagaacccacacaggggagaagccttttgaatgctcagagtgtgggaagagattcagttaccGATGttttcttcaaaagcatcaaagaacccacacaggtgagaagccttttgaatgctcagtgtgtgggaggaaattcagtcacagtagcactcttcaaaaacatttaagaacccacacaggggagaagccttttgaatgctcagaatgtgggaagagattcagtcaatgTAGCCATCTTCAAgtgcatctaagaacccacacaggggagaagccttttggatgctcagagtgtgggaagagattcagtaagcGTGAccatcttcaaaaacatctaagaacccacacaggggagaagccttttgaatgctcagtgtgtgggaagAAATTAAGTCACAGTAGCGATCTTCAAAAacatttaagaacccacacaggggagaagccttttgaatgctcagaatgtgggaagagattcagtcagcatggccatcttcaagtgcatctaagaacccacacagagcagaagccttttgaatgctcagagtgtgggaagagattcaggcaCAGTGGCACTTTTCAAAAGCATCTGAGAACCCACACCATGTAG